Genomic DNA from Peribacillus simplex NBRC 15720 = DSM 1321:
TTAAGGGAATTCGATTTACAAGTGAATGGAAAAATACTGCTTGATATCGGTTCATCAACTGGTGGGTTCACGGATTGTGCTTTGCAAAATGGTGCCACAATGTCTTATGCGCTTGATGTGGGTTATAATCAACTTGCCTGGAAGCTTAGGCAGGATGAGCGGGTTAAAGTTATGGAACGGACCAATTTCCGTTATGTTACACCCGCCGATCTCGATGGGGAGATGCCAAACTTCGCAAGCATTGATGTTTCTTTCATCTCGCTTACGTTAATTTTACCGGTGCTAAAGACCTTGCTCGTCCCGAATAGTGATGTCGTTGCTTTGGTTAAACCGCAATTCGAAGCTGGGAAGGATCAAGTGGGTAAAAAGGGGATTGTTCGTGATCCTAAAATCCATAAACAAGTGTTGGATAAGATCATTTCTTTTTCTATAAAGGAAGGCTATGATATTAAGGATGCCTCCTTCTCACCGATTACCGGGGGTGATGGAAATATTGAATTCTTACTTCATTTACACTGGCAAGGGTCGAAGGAAGATGGATCGATATTGCTTTCGAAAACGGTTGATGACATCGTTGGAGAGGCCCATGCCCAATTTAAAAAAGAATAGCTAGAACTTTGTATGGGCTCCTTTGGCTGAATGGTTGGCTAAAGGAGCTTTTTAACTATACATTGTGCGTCATGCACTTGAATCATTTATAGGGGATACATAAAATAGGTAAGTACAAAAAATAGACTTGTATTCATTCATTTTAGAGAAAAAGTTGTACAATTGCATAAAAATCCGATAACATTAATATTAGCCACTTTCTAAAGCGGCCTATTTGCACGTACTGATGATACCGAAGCAATCCCATATTTGGGCAGCTTGCTTAAGTAAGGAATGAAAGTGATACGTTACCATTAAATGTGCAACAGTTGAGAAGAGGTGCTTCTACTTATGAATAAAGGACAACGACATATAAAAATAAGGGACATTATAACGAATAATGATATCGAAACCCAGGATGAGTTAGTTGAAGAATTGAAATTAGCTGGATACAATGTAACTCAAGCTACTGTTTCAAGGGATATTAAAGAGCTTCACCTTGTAAAAGTTCCTTTAACGGATGGAAGGTATAAATACAGTCTGCCGGCCGACCAACGTTTCAATCCACTTCAAAAATTAAAGAGAATCCTTGTTGATGCATTTGTACGCATTGACTCAGCCAACAATTTACTGGTTATGAAGATGCTCCCAGGTAATGCCCAGGCAATCTGTGCATTGATCGATAATTTAAATTGGCAAGAAATACTCGGGACGATCGGCGGCGATGATACTTGTTTAATTATCTGCCGTTCTGAGGAAGATGCAAAGATCATTTCCGGCAAATTCTTGGACATGCTCTAATAATTTTGTGAGGTGACCTAGTTTGTTAACAGAACTATCGATTAGGAATTTTGCGATCATAGACAGCCTGTCCGTTTCATTTGAGAAAGGCTTAACGGTCTTGACAGGGGAAACAGGGGCAGGGAAGTCAATCATAATAGATGCCGTTCATCTTTTGGTTGGGGGGCGTGGTTCTGCAGAGTTCATTCGGCATGGTGAGTCTAAGGCCGAAATAGAAGGATTATTCCAAATTGAAGATGAAAAACACCCGGTCTTTGCCAAAGCGGAAGAGTTTGGCCTGGATATGAATGATGGGATGGCGATACTTCGAAGGGACATCTCACAGAGCGGCAAAAGCGTTTGCAGGGTAAATGGAAAACTTGTAACGATTTCCACTTTACGAGAGATAGGACGGACATTGATAGATATCCATGGACAGCATGAACATCAGGAATTAATGGATGAACGACTCCATCTTCCGCTACTCGATCAATTCGGCGGTGAAAAAATCGCATCTGCACTCACTGAATACCAAAAGCTATATAAACGTTATGAAACCGCTTCTAAACAATTGAATGGTTTGAGTCAAAATGAACAGCAAATGGTCCACCGCCTTGATTTGATCCAATTTCAATTCGATGAAATCCAAAAAGCTGATTTGAAATTACGCGAAGATGAAGAATTGATGGAAGAGCGGAAGAAAATTAATAATTTCGAAAAAATCCATGAAGCGCTGCAAACCAGTTATAATGCTTTAAATGGTGAGCAGCATGCAATTGATTGGCTTTCAGTAGCCATGAATAATTTGGAGGAAGCGGCAGGGCTTGATGAAGGTTTAAAGAACAGCTCTGAAACCGTTTCAAATAGCTACTTCCTGCTTGAAGAGGCCGTGTCAAACATCCGAGACCAATTAGACTCTTTGGATTATGATACTGAACGTGTGGAATTCATTGAAAGTCGCCTTAATGAAATAAATCAATTAAAGCGTAAATACGGGAGGACCATCGAGGAAATCCTGGAATATGGAGCCGCTATAGAAGAAGAAGTCGAAAAACTGCAAAATAGGGAAACCCATATAGCGAAGCTTGAAAAGGAAATGAAATCCATCAAGGCAGATTTAATTGTCGAAGCAAAGAATCTTTCTGAACTTCGCCAGAAATTCGCTCAGCAGTTAACCAAAAAGATCCATCAGGAATTAAAAGATTTATACATGGAAAAGACAATTTTCGAACCACATTTCCTTCAAACGGCCTATACTTTCGATGAAATGTCAGATAGGGGCATTAATCAGTCAGGGCTGGATTCAATGGAATTTTATATTTCCACCAATCCAGGCGAACCGTTAAAACCTCTTTCTAAAATCGCATCTGGCGGAGAGCTGTCGAGGATCATGCTGGCTTTGAAAAGTATTTTCTCCAAGCACCAAGGCATAACGTCCATTATATTTGATGAAGTGGACACAGGTGTGAGCGGGCGGGTTGCACAATCCATTGCCGAAAAGATCTATAAAGTGGCAACTGGATCACAAGTACTATGCATATCCCATTTGCCACAGGTGGCAGCTATGGCGGATACTCATCTTTTCATAGCGAAAAATGTAAGGGCCGGACGCACGAATACCTCGGTCAAGCCGCTAATTGAAACTGAAAAAGTAAAAGAAATTGGCAGGATGATTTCAGGAGTAGAGATAACGGATTTGACGAAGCAGCATGCCAATGAATTAATCCAGCTGGCCAAAAGGCTGAAGATTACATCTTGATGGGCCGGTAAGAAGATTATTTAAAATTATCATAAGCATTCATTGTAAAGCTATCCAAAAACGGATAGCTTTTATTTTTTGCACCTGTTATAAATGACTGTCATGAGGGCTAAATTAAAGGTGTAGCCATAAAGTTTCAGAGAGCGAGGAGAGTGAATGGATTGAAATTTGTATGGATAAACAGGATCATCGGTGGAATTCTCCTTGTTTCGCTATTAACATTAGGGTTATACCAGCCATCTCGTGAATATTTTTTAATTCCAAATCATCTTGTACTATTTGAAGGAAGTCAATATAGTATTTCCAAATCATTGCCTGTTTCTGCAAAAACTTCGGGATCCAGTGATGGAATTTCGCTTCATGATGAACAAGCTTCGATTACGCTTGGTGCTGAGAAACCAGGTACGAATGAAGTGTTACTCGATGTTGCAGGCTTACCTGCCAAAAAGGTCGACATCAGGGTGTTAAAAGACTTTAAAGTCATGCCTGGAGGCCAATCCATTGGAGTAAAGCTGAATACTCTTGGAGTTCTCGTAGTAGGTCATCATCTTATTGATACTGCGCAGGGGAAAAAATCACCGGGAGAAAAAGCGAAAATTGAAATCGGTGATATTATTACAGAAATCAATGGTCAGACGATAAAGAAGATGGGGGATGTAACCCCTTTTGTTCAGCAGGCAGGCGAAAAGGGTGAGGCGTTGAATCTTGTCATTAACCGTGATAATGAAGTGCTTCATAGTACCCTATTACCTCTAAAGGATAAGAATGAAGGAACTTACAAATTAGGTTTATATATCCGTGATTCGGCAGCTGGCATTGGAACGATGACGTTTTATCACCCGGATTCGAAAAAATATGGGGCGTTGGGACATGTCATATCCGATATGGATACAAAAAAGCCTATTGTTGTAAAGGACGGACAGATTGTTCAATCGACGGTCACATCTATTGAAAAGGGAAGCAATGGTGATCCGGGAGAAAAATTGGCACGCTTTTCTTCCAATAAAGAAAAAATTGGAAATATCAATCGCAATAGCCCCTTTGGAATTTTTGGGAAATTAAATCAAGATTTTAAAAATGGAATTAACGAAAAGCCACTCCCTATCACCCTTTCCCATGAGGTAAAGGAAGGACCAGCAAAAATCCTTACAGTGGTGGATGGTTCTGAAGTGGAGGAATTCGATGTCGAAATCGTCAGTTCCATACCACAGAAGTTTCCTGCAATTAAAGGAATGGTCTTAAAAGTGACGGATAAAGAATTGCTTCAAAAAACGGGTGGGATCGTTCAAGGTATGAGCGGCAGTCCTATCATACAAAATGGGAAATTAATCGGTGCAGTCACCCATGTATTCGTTAATGATCCTACAAGTGGGTATGGAGTCCATATCGAATGGATGTTAAACGAAGCCGGTATAAATATATACGACAAAGATAATTATGAAAAGGCAAGCTAAGAATCCGGGTATCCTTTTGGATGCCCCTTTTTAATGGAAATTTATGATTAGCATAGGTTTGTGTAGGAATTAAATTTGATTTCTTCAAAAAATAGAGGTTTTTTTGAAACGATGTGATAAAATGAAAACGATATGAAGATTTTTCGACAAACGGTTTATTCGAATAGCAAACGAAGTCGAAAACAAGAGATATCCGGAGAATAATATTGAATTCCTTATATTTTTTCAAAAATAAAAGGAATTTAGTTTCCATTGTCGAAAAGTTCAATTACAATAGAATTTAGTCATATAGAAAAAAAGACCAATTGTAGTTGAGGAGGAAATCAAGCGTGAAAAAAATTAAGGTGTGCGTTGTAGATGATAATAGAGAACTTGTTGGCCTTCTGGAAGAATACATTTCTGCACAGGAAGACATGGAAGTAATTGGGGTGGCACATAACGGTCAAGATTGCCTGGGTATGCTTGAAAGCGTTGATCCGGATATATTGATCCTCGATATTATCATGCCTCATTTAGATGGGTTAGGTGTACTTGAAAAACTTCGTGAAGTAAAACGGGGTGCTATGCCTAATGTGATTATGCTTACTGCCTTTGGTCAAGAAGATGTAACGAAAAAAGCTGTTGATTTGGGCGCGTCTTACTTTATCCTGAAACCATTTGATATGGAAAATCTGGCCAATCACATTCGTCAGGTAAGCAGTAAAGGGCAGGCGGTTTTAAAAAATCATAGTCAATTTAGCTATCGTCCCCAAAATGAATCCAAGCCGAAGAACCTCGATGCCAGCATCACAAGCATCATTCACGAGATTGGAGTGCCAGCACATATTAAGGGCTATTTGTATTTAAGGGAAGCCATATCCATGGTATATAATGATATCGAACTATTGGGTTCTATCACCAAAGTTTTATATCCGGATATCGCAAAAAAATACAATACTACGGCCAGCCGTGTTGAACGTGCTATCCGGCATGCGATTGAAGTGGCCTGGAGCCGTGGAAATATAGAATCCATTTCATCTCTTTTCGGATATACCGTAAGCATGACTAAGGCAAAACCTACAAATTCCGAATTTATTGCCATGGTTGCCGATAAGCTGCGTCTCGAACATAAGGCTTCTTGACAGGGGTAGGGGAACACCGGTTGTTAAGATTCAGGGTAACAATTGACCATATAGAGGCTAGAGCCGCTAAATATAAATAGGAATTCTCCATCTGGAGGTAAAGGACAGGAAGAAGTTGCTTCGTGATTTTTTCTAATCGGCAACTTCAAAATTTTTTACGCTGCCGGTAAAAAAATTAAACGCCTTTTATTTATTGGATTTTGCAGGAAATCCCATAAATAAAAGGCGTTTTTGTTTGGTTGAAAAAGCGGCACAAATTATTTTAGACGAAGTTTGGGGCTATATAGCTCCTTTTCTTAATTTTTAATGATTTATGAAAAAAATGAGTATTTTTTATTGGAAGCGGATAGGGATATGATTTTTATCACCGTTTTTCAAAAAGGCTTTTCCATTCTTCAATTGAATCCTATCCTGTTGGATTTTCCGCAAATCATGTTGGAGAACGTCAAAGAATTAAAGGATGCACTTACAGAGGCAAGCGGGGAAAGAATTCAAGTGGGAAGGCGGAAATCGATCGCGGAGTTGGACATAGCGGCTGATAAAATGTCCGCAAGTGTAAAACTCAATTGTTCAGAAAACTACCTGAAAGAGAACTATTCAGTAATTATGGGGAATATTTTAGAGAGTCTTCAAAGTGA
This window encodes:
- the ahrC gene encoding transcriptional regulator AhrC/ArgR, with the protein product MNKGQRHIKIRDIITNNDIETQDELVEELKLAGYNVTQATVSRDIKELHLVKVPLTDGRYKYSLPADQRFNPLQKLKRILVDAFVRIDSANNLLVMKMLPGNAQAICALIDNLNWQEILGTIGGDDTCLIICRSEEDAKIISGKFLDML
- the spo0A gene encoding sporulation transcription factor Spo0A gives rise to the protein MKKIKVCVVDDNRELVGLLEEYISAQEDMEVIGVAHNGQDCLGMLESVDPDILILDIIMPHLDGLGVLEKLREVKRGAMPNVIMLTAFGQEDVTKKAVDLGASYFILKPFDMENLANHIRQVSSKGQAVLKNHSQFSYRPQNESKPKNLDASITSIIHEIGVPAHIKGYLYLREAISMVYNDIELLGSITKVLYPDIAKKYNTTASRVERAIRHAIEVAWSRGNIESISSLFGYTVSMTKAKPTNSEFIAMVADKLRLEHKAS
- a CDS encoding TlyA family RNA methyltransferase gives rise to the protein MKVMKERVDVLLVEQGLADTREKAKRMVMAGLVYANEERYEKPGEKVPVDLEFTIKGKVMPYVSRGGLKLEKALREFDLQVNGKILLDIGSSTGGFTDCALQNGATMSYALDVGYNQLAWKLRQDERVKVMERTNFRYVTPADLDGEMPNFASIDVSFISLTLILPVLKTLLVPNSDVVALVKPQFEAGKDQVGKKGIVRDPKIHKQVLDKIISFSIKEGYDIKDASFSPITGGDGNIEFLLHLHWQGSKEDGSILLSKTVDDIVGEAHAQFKKE
- the recN gene encoding DNA repair protein RecN is translated as MLTELSIRNFAIIDSLSVSFEKGLTVLTGETGAGKSIIIDAVHLLVGGRGSAEFIRHGESKAEIEGLFQIEDEKHPVFAKAEEFGLDMNDGMAILRRDISQSGKSVCRVNGKLVTISTLREIGRTLIDIHGQHEHQELMDERLHLPLLDQFGGEKIASALTEYQKLYKRYETASKQLNGLSQNEQQMVHRLDLIQFQFDEIQKADLKLREDEELMEERKKINNFEKIHEALQTSYNALNGEQHAIDWLSVAMNNLEEAAGLDEGLKNSSETVSNSYFLLEEAVSNIRDQLDSLDYDTERVEFIESRLNEINQLKRKYGRTIEEILEYGAAIEEEVEKLQNRETHIAKLEKEMKSIKADLIVEAKNLSELRQKFAQQLTKKIHQELKDLYMEKTIFEPHFLQTAYTFDEMSDRGINQSGLDSMEFYISTNPGEPLKPLSKIASGGELSRIMLALKSIFSKHQGITSIIFDEVDTGVSGRVAQSIAEKIYKVATGSQVLCISHLPQVAAMADTHLFIAKNVRAGRTNTSVKPLIETEKVKEIGRMISGVEITDLTKQHANELIQLAKRLKITS
- the spoIVB gene encoding SpoIVB peptidase; translation: MKFVWINRIIGGILLVSLLTLGLYQPSREYFLIPNHLVLFEGSQYSISKSLPVSAKTSGSSDGISLHDEQASITLGAEKPGTNEVLLDVAGLPAKKVDIRVLKDFKVMPGGQSIGVKLNTLGVLVVGHHLIDTAQGKKSPGEKAKIEIGDIITEINGQTIKKMGDVTPFVQQAGEKGEALNLVINRDNEVLHSTLLPLKDKNEGTYKLGLYIRDSAAGIGTMTFYHPDSKKYGALGHVISDMDTKKPIVVKDGQIVQSTVTSIEKGSNGDPGEKLARFSSNKEKIGNINRNSPFGIFGKLNQDFKNGINEKPLPITLSHEVKEGPAKILTVVDGSEVEEFDVEIVSSIPQKFPAIKGMVLKVTDKELLQKTGGIVQGMSGSPIIQNGKLIGAVTHVFVNDPTSGYGVHIEWMLNEAGINIYDKDNYEKAS